The Desulfuromonas sp. genome has a segment encoding these proteins:
- a CDS encoding HesB-like (seleno)protein: protein MLTITDAARERLGHIQEENPGKTLRVVLSGFGUGGPKLGLALDEPKTGEDTELINGIEVLMDAKVRSFAAGQALDYVTSPGGQGFVIAPASGTSPCG from the coding sequence ATGTTGACGATCACCGATGCGGCCAGGGAGCGCCTTGGCCACATTCAGGAAGAGAACCCGGGCAAGACCCTGCGGGTCGTACTGAGCGGTTTCGGCTGAGGAGGCCCCAAATTGGGGCTGGCTCTGGATGAGCCAAAAACAGGCGAGGACACCGAACTCATCAACGGCATCGAGGTCCTCATGGACGCCAAGGTCAGGAGTTTCGCCGCCGGGCAGGCCCTCGACTATGTCACTTCCCCCGGCGGGCAGGGTTTCGTCATCGCCCCCGCCTCCGGCACCTCCCCCTGCGGGTAA